One stretch of Kogia breviceps isolate mKogBre1 chromosome 20, mKogBre1 haplotype 1, whole genome shotgun sequence DNA includes these proteins:
- the KBTBD11 gene encoding kelch repeat and BTB domain-containing protein 11 has protein sequence MESPVAPCVLYPGDGACGQAGGRGDAPEAPGEGGLQPPDAAVGEGAASPAQTPCSLSASLCFSSGDDSPPSCRRGQRVVQRQWEVGSAGAASPEGRASPEAPVSPEERTSPEESASPEDPASPGERPPSEEPTSPEEPGDPAPVPPGVGPEHGEPDLLIEVSGRRLRAHKAVLAARSDYFRARASRDVLRVQGVGWAALRLLLAYAYSGRMAGVRPDNVADVVAGARRLQLPCAAQRATDAVAPQLSLANCFEVLSAAKRQRLAELREAAYRFMSDHYLEVLREPAVFGRLSGAERDLLLRRRLRAGRARLLAAALGPAGERAGSRPQSPSGEAEGRGDAAVYCFHEAAGEWRELTRLPEGAPARGCGLCVLYNYLFVAGGVGPAGPDGRARPSDRVFCYNPSTDRWSTVRPLRQARSQLQLLALDGHLYAVGGECLLSVERYDPRADRWATVAPLPRGAFAVAHEATTCNGEIYVSGGSLFYRLLKYDPRRDEWQECPCSSSRERSADMVALDGFIYRFDLCGGRGDAPGAGPAGGVSVLRYHCLAKQWSRCASHLRPPGAPSGLQPFRCAALDGTIYCVSRAGTWRFVPPPDGEPGAGDAGPEGSFELQSLRAPADARGLLFPFVLNLQEEKPDRGEEGAA, from the coding sequence ATGGAGAGCCCGGTGGCCCCCTGCGTCCTCTACCCGGGGGACGGAGCGTGCGGCCAGGCGGGGGGCCGGGGCGACGCTCCCGAGGCTCCGGGAGAGGGCGGCCTGCAGCCGCCGGACGCGGCCGTGGGGGAGGGCGCTGCGTCCCCGGCGCAGACACCCTGCAGTCTCAGCGCGTCCCTGTGCTTCAGCTCCGGGGACGACTCCCCGCCCTCTTGTCGCCGCGGCCAGCGGGTGGTGCAGAGGCAGTGGGAAGTCGGCAGCGCGGGCGCCGCGTCCCCGGAAGGGCGCGCGTCCCCTGAGGCTCCCGTGTCCCCCGAGGAGCGCACGTCCCCAGAAGAGTCCGCGTCCCCGGAAGATCCCGCGTCCCCCGGGGAGCGCCCGCCGTCCGAAGAGCCCACGTCCCCGGAAGAGCCCGGGGACCCCGCGCCCGTGCCCCCCGGCGTCGGGCCAGAGCACGGGGAGCCCGACCTGCTCATCGAGGTGTCGGGCCGCCGGCTGCGGGCGCACAAGGCGGTGCTGGCGGCGCGCAGCGACTACTTCCGCGCGCGCGCGTCGCGGGACGTGCTGCGGGTGCAGGGCGTGGGCTGGGCGGCGCTGCGGCTGCTGCTGGCCTACGCGTACAGCGGGCGCATGGCGGGCGTGCGGCCCGACAACGTGGCCGACGTGGTGGCCGGCGCGCGCCGCCTACAGCTGCCCTGCGCCGCGCAGCGCGCCACCGACGCTGTGGCGCCTCAGCTGAGCCTGGCCAACTGCTTCGAGGTGCTGAGCGCGGCCAAGCGGCAGCGGCTGGCCGAGCTGCGCGAGGCCGCCTACCGCTTCATGAGCGACCACTACCTGGAGGTGCTGCGCGAGCCCGCCGTCTTCGGGCGCCTGTCGGGCGCCGAGCGCGACCTGCTGCTGCGCCGCCGCCTGCGCGCCGGCCGCGCCCGCCTTCTGGCCGCCGCGCTCGGCCCGGCCGGGGAGCGCGCGGGCAGCCGGCCGCAGAGCCCGTCCGGGGAGGCGGAGGGCCGAGGCGACGCCGCCGTCTACTGCTTCCACGAGGCGGCCGGCGAGTGGCGCGAGCTGACGCGGCTGCCCGAGGGCGCGCCGGCTCGGGGCTGCGGCCTGTGCGTGCTCTACAACTACCTCTTCGTGGCCGGCGGCGTGGGGCCCGCAGGCCCCGACGGCCGCGCGCGGCCCTCGGACCGGGTCTTCTGCTACAACCCGTCCACCGACCGCTGGAGCACCGTGCGGCCGCTGCGCCAGGCGCGCTCGCAGCTGCAGCTGCTGGCCCTGGACGGCCACCTGTATGCCGTGGGCGGCGAGTGCCTGCTCAGCGTGGAGCGCTACGACCCGCGCGCCGACCGCTGGGCCACCGTGGCCCCGCTGCCCCGGGGCGCCTTCGCCGTGGCGCACGAGGCCACTACCTGCAACGGCGAGATCTACGTGTCCGGGGGCTCACTCTTCTACCGCCTGCTCAAGTACGACCCGCGGCGCGACGAGTGGCAGGAGTGTCCGTGCAGCAGCAGCCGCGAGCGCTCGGCCGACATGGTGGCCCTGGACGGCTTCATCTACCGCTTCGACCTGTGCGGGGGCCGCGGCGATGCGCCGGGGGCCGGGCCTGCGGGGGGGGTCAGCGTGCTCCGCTACCACTGCCTGGCCAAGCAGTGGAGCCGCTGCGCCTCGCACCTGCGGCCCCCCGGCGCGCCGTCGGGCCTCCAGCCCTTCCGCTGTGCCGCGCTGGATGGCACCATCTACTGCGTGAGCCGCGCGGGCACCTGGCGCTTCGTGCCGCCCCCGGACGGCGAGCCCGGCGCCGGCGACGCGGGCCCCGAAGGCAGCTTCGAGCTCCAGTCGCTCCGAGCCCCCGCGGACGCCCGGGGCCTGCTCTTCCCGTTCGTGCTCAACCTGCAGGAGGAGAAGCCAGACCGAGGCGAGGAGGGCGCCGCGTAG